From one Streptomyces sp. SCSIO 30461 genomic stretch:
- a CDS encoding phosphomannomutase/phosphoglucomutase, whose protein sequence is MADSAAADLSQIVKAYDVRGVVPDQWDESLAELFGAAFVQVTGADAIVVGHDMRPSSPGLSAAFARGAANRGADVTLIGLCSTDQLYFASGHFGLPGAMFTASHNPAQYNGIKMCRAGAAPVGQDTGLSEIRVLVEGWVADGAPAAAATPGSISERDTLDDYAAYLLSLVDVSAIRPLKVVVDAGNGMGGHTVPTVFASLPIDLVPMYFELDGTFPNHEANPLDPKNIVDLQDRVRAVGADIGLAFDGDADRCFVVDERGEPVSPSAITALVAARELDKHPGGTVIHNLITSWSVPEVVREHGGSPVRTRVGHSFIKEEMARSGAIFGGEHSAHYYFRDFWNADTGMLAALHVLAALGNQDGPLSSLVARFDRYRGSGEINSTVADQSARTALVREAFAGREGVTVDTLDGLTVSSDDWWFNLRPSNTEPLLRLNVEARDESTMASVRDEVLSLVRGS, encoded by the coding sequence GTGGCTGATTCTGCTGCTGCTGATCTGTCGCAGATCGTGAAGGCGTACGACGTGCGCGGGGTGGTGCCCGATCAGTGGGACGAGTCGCTGGCCGAACTCTTCGGCGCCGCGTTCGTACAGGTGACAGGTGCGGACGCCATCGTCGTAGGCCATGACATGCGCCCGTCGTCGCCCGGCCTCTCCGCCGCCTTCGCACGCGGTGCGGCGAACCGCGGCGCCGATGTGACGCTGATCGGACTGTGTTCGACCGACCAGCTGTACTTCGCGTCCGGCCACTTCGGGCTGCCGGGCGCCATGTTCACCGCCTCGCACAATCCCGCGCAGTACAACGGCATCAAGATGTGCCGGGCCGGAGCGGCGCCGGTGGGACAGGACACGGGCCTCTCCGAGATCCGCGTCCTGGTCGAGGGCTGGGTCGCCGACGGAGCGCCCGCGGCTGCGGCGACGCCCGGTTCGATCAGCGAGCGTGACACGCTCGACGACTACGCGGCGTACCTCCTCTCCCTGGTGGACGTGTCCGCCATCCGCCCGCTGAAGGTGGTGGTGGACGCGGGCAACGGCATGGGCGGCCACACGGTCCCGACCGTGTTCGCCTCGCTGCCGATCGACCTCGTGCCGATGTACTTCGAGCTCGACGGCACGTTCCCCAACCATGAGGCGAATCCGCTGGACCCGAAGAACATCGTGGATCTCCAGGACCGGGTACGAGCCGTGGGCGCCGACATCGGCCTCGCCTTCGACGGCGACGCCGACCGCTGCTTCGTCGTGGACGAGCGGGGCGAGCCGGTGTCGCCGTCGGCGATCACCGCGCTGGTGGCCGCCCGTGAGCTCGACAAGCATCCCGGCGGCACCGTGATCCACAACCTGATCACGTCATGGTCGGTGCCGGAGGTCGTGCGCGAGCACGGTGGCTCGCCGGTGCGCACCCGGGTCGGGCACTCCTTCATCAAGGAGGAGATGGCCCGCAGCGGCGCGATCTTCGGCGGCGAGCACTCCGCGCACTACTACTTCCGCGACTTCTGGAACGCCGACACGGGCATGCTCGCGGCGCTGCACGTCCTCGCCGCCCTCGGCAACCAGGACGGCCCGCTGTCCTCACTGGTGGCCCGGTTCGACCGCTACCGGGGCTCCGGCGAGATCAACTCCACGGTGGCCGACCAGAGCGCACGTACCGCCCTGGTCCGCGAGGCGTTCGCCGGCCGGGAAGGCGTCACCGTCGACACTCTCGACGGCCTGACGGTGTCGAGCGACGACTGGTGGTTCAACCTCCGCCCCTCCAACACCGAACCGCTGCTGCGGCTGAACGTCGAGGCGCGCGACGAGTCGACCATGGCGTCGGTGCGCGATGAGGTGCTGTCGCTGGTACGCGGGTCCTGA
- a CDS encoding DUF3499 domain-containing protein: protein MESRRSPLKSAVPSNVVSPVRRCSRTACGRPAVATLTYVYADSTAVLGPLATYAEPHCYDLCAEHGERLTAPRGWEVVRLSDGSAPARPSGDDLEALANAVREAARPQQRAAQAGGGVRREPMEVARRGHLRVLRSPDS, encoded by the coding sequence GTGGAGAGTCGTCGCAGCCCGCTCAAGAGTGCGGTACCGTCCAACGTCGTGAGCCCTGTACGTCGTTGTTCGCGCACCGCGTGCGGCCGCCCTGCCGTCGCGACGCTGACGTACGTCTATGCCGACTCGACCGCGGTCCTCGGCCCGCTCGCCACTTACGCCGAGCCCCACTGCTACGACCTGTGCGCCGAGCACGGCGAGCGCCTCACCGCGCCCCGCGGCTGGGAGGTCGTACGGCTCTCGGACGGATCGGCCCCGGCCCGGCCCAGTGGCGACGATCTCGAAGCCCTGGCCAACGCGGTCCGCGAGGCGGCCCGCCCCCAGCAGCGCGCCGCGCAGGCGGGCGGAGGCGTGCGCCGCGAACCCATGGAGGTCGCGCGGCGCGGCCATCTGCGGGTGCTCCGTTCACCGGATTCCTGA
- a CDS encoding metallopeptidase family protein translates to MDSPVPPRPPEPREPRPRRRDRHGRGMRGPVAPPQVPLAASRAESFRDLVRDSVERLERRWPQLSDVEFVVLDVPGALDDTETVPLGSSVAAGRGQPARIVVYRRPVEIRTKNRDERALLVHEVVVEQVADLLGLSPESVDPRYGQE, encoded by the coding sequence ATGGACAGTCCCGTACCCCCACGCCCGCCCGAGCCCAGGGAGCCGCGGCCACGCCGCCGTGATCGCCACGGCCGCGGTATGCGGGGACCCGTCGCGCCGCCCCAGGTGCCACTCGCCGCGAGCAGGGCGGAGAGCTTCCGCGATCTCGTACGGGATTCGGTCGAACGGCTCGAGCGCCGCTGGCCCCAGCTCAGCGACGTGGAGTTCGTGGTCCTCGATGTGCCTGGGGCGCTCGACGACACCGAGACCGTGCCGCTCGGCAGCTCCGTGGCGGCCGGCAGGGGTCAGCCCGCCCGCATCGTCGTCTATCGGCGGCCGGTGGAGATCCGCACGAAGAACCGGGACGAGCGGGCCCTCCTGGTCCACGAGGTCGTGGTGGAGCAGGTCGCGGACCTGCTGGGGCTCTCGCCCGAGTCCGTCGACCCGCGCTACGGCCAGGAGTAA